Proteins encoded by one window of Manis pentadactyla isolate mManPen7 chromosome X, mManPen7.hap1, whole genome shotgun sequence:
- the LOC118913109 gene encoding iduronate 2-sulfatase isoform X2 has protein sequence MPTGRGLLWLGLVLGSVCAILGTGAPGSSATDALNVLLIIVDDLRPSLGCYGDTLLRTPNIDQLASHSLLFQNAFAQQAVCAPSRVSFLTGRRPDTTRLYDFNSYWRVHAGNFSTLPQYFKENGYVTMSVGKVFHPGVSSNHSDDSPYSWSVPPYHPSSEKYENTKTCRGPDGQLHANLLCPVDVAEVPEGTLPDKQSTEQAVRLLEKMKTSASPFFLAIGYHKPHIPFRYPKEFQKLYPLESIPLAPDPQVPAGLPPVAYNPWMDIRQREDVQALNLSVPYGPVPVDFQRKLRQSYFACVSYLDTQVGLLLSALDAHQLADSTIVVFTSDHGWALGEHGEWAKYSNFDVTTRVPLMFYVPGRTAPLPEAGEKFFSYIDPFESISELVEPALTGLHVPPRCPVPSFHVELCREGQNLWKHFQFDDLEEDTYPHGNPRESIAYSQYPRPADFPQWNSDKPSLKDIKIMGYSIRTIDYRYTVWVGFSPHEFLANFSDIHAGELYFVASDPLQDHNMYNYSQGRDLPGPPRP, from the exons ATGCCAACCGGCCGGGGCCTACTGTGGCTTGGCctggtcctgggctccgtctgcgCCATCCTGGGGACCGGAGCGCCTGGCAGCTCGGCCACAG ATGCTCTGAATGTCCTTCTAATCATCGTGGATGACCTGCGCCCCTCCCTCGGCTGTTATGGGGACACGCTTCTAAGGACCCCAAACATCGACCAACTGGCGTCTCACAGCCTCCTCTTCCAGAATGCGTTTGCCCAG CAAGCAGTGTGTGCCCCGAGCCGCGTGTCCTTCCTCACCGGGAGGAGACCAGACACCACCCGCCTGTATGACTTCAACTCCTACTGGAGAGTGCATGCTGGAAACTTCTCCACCCTCCCCCAGTACTTCAAGGAGAATGGCTACGTGACCATGTCGGTTGGAAAAGTCTTTCACCCTG GAGTATCTTCCAATCATAGTGATGATTCTCCATACAGCTGGTCTGTTCCGCCTTATCATCCCTCCTCTGAAAAGTATGAAAACACCAAG acATGTAGGGGGCCCGATGGACAGCTCCATGCCAACCTGCTTTGCCCCGTGGATGTGGCAGAGGTGCCTGAGGGCACCTTGCCTGACAAGCAGAGCACCGAGCAAGCCGTACGGTTGTTGGAAAAGATGAAAACGTCAGCGAGTCCTTTCTTCCTGGCCATTGGGTATCATAAGCCACACATCCCCTTCAGATACCCCAAG GAGTTCCAGAAGTTGTATCCTTTGGAAAGCATCCCGCTGGCTCCCGATCCCCAGGTCCCTGCTGGCCTCCCTCCTGTGGCCTACAACCCCTGGATGGATATCAGGCAGCGGGAGGATGTCCAGGCCTTAAACCTCAGTGTGCCCTATGGCCCAGTTCCTGTGGACTTTCAG CGGAAACTCCGCCAGAGCTACTTTGCCTGCGTGTCGTACTTGGATACACAGGTCGGCCTCCTTCTGAGCGCTTTGGATGCTCATCAGCTGGCCGACAGCACGATCGTTGTGTTTACCTCggatcatg GGTGGGCTCTAGGTGAACATGGAGAATGGGCCAAATACAGCAATTTTGATGTCACTACTCGTGTGCCACTGATGTTCTATGTTCCTGGAAGGACAGCTCCACTTCCTGAGGCAGGAGAGAAGTTTTTCTCTTACATCGACCCATTTGAGTCCATCTCGGAATTGGTGGAACCAG CACTGACGGGACTGCACGTTCCACCTCGCTGCCCTGTTCCCTCCTTTCACGTCGAGCTGTGCCGAGAAGGCCAGAACCTTTGGAAGCATTTTCAATTCGATGACCTGGAAGAGGACACGTATCCCCATGGTAACCCCCGTGAGTCGATTGCATATAGCCAGTACCCCCGGCCTGCAGACTTTCCTCAGTGGAATTCTGATAAGCCGAGCTTAAAAGATATAAAGATCATGGGCTATTCCATTCGCACAATAGACTACAGGTACACTGTGTGGGTTGGCTTCAGTCCCCATGAATTTCTGGCTAACTTTTCTGACATCCATGCAGGGGAACTGTATTTTGTAGCTTCTGACCCTTTGCAGGATCACAACATGTATAATTACTCCCAGGGCAGAGACCTTCCTGGACCACCGAGGCCTTGA
- the LOC118913109 gene encoding iduronate 2-sulfatase isoform X1, producing MPTGRGLLWLGLVLGSVCAILGTGAPGSSATDALNVLLIIVDDLRPSLGCYGDTLLRTPNIDQLASHSLLFQNAFAQQAVCAPSRVSFLTGRRPDTTRLYDFNSYWRVHAGNFSTLPQYFKENGYVTMSVGKVFHPGVSSNHSDDSPYSWSVPPYHPSSEKYENTKTCRGPDGQLHANLLCPVDVAEVPEGTLPDKQSTEQAVRLLEKMKTSASPFFLAIGYHKPHIPFRYPKEFQKLYPLESIPLAPDPQVPAGLPPVAYNPWMDIRQREDVQALNLSVPYGPVPVDFQRKLRQSYFACVSYLDTQVGLLLSALDAHQLADSTIVVFTSDHGWALGEHGEWAKYSNFDVTTRVPLMFYVPGRTAPLPEAGEKFFSYIDPFESISELVEPGRQVVDLVELLSLFPTLAALTGLHVPPRCPVPSFHVELCREGQNLWKHFQFDDLEEDTYPHGNPRESIAYSQYPRPADFPQWNSDKPSLKDIKIMGYSIRTIDYRYTVWVGFSPHEFLANFSDIHAGELYFVASDPLQDHNMYNYSQGRDLPGPPRP from the exons ATGCCAACCGGCCGGGGCCTACTGTGGCTTGGCctggtcctgggctccgtctgcgCCATCCTGGGGACCGGAGCGCCTGGCAGCTCGGCCACAG ATGCTCTGAATGTCCTTCTAATCATCGTGGATGACCTGCGCCCCTCCCTCGGCTGTTATGGGGACACGCTTCTAAGGACCCCAAACATCGACCAACTGGCGTCTCACAGCCTCCTCTTCCAGAATGCGTTTGCCCAG CAAGCAGTGTGTGCCCCGAGCCGCGTGTCCTTCCTCACCGGGAGGAGACCAGACACCACCCGCCTGTATGACTTCAACTCCTACTGGAGAGTGCATGCTGGAAACTTCTCCACCCTCCCCCAGTACTTCAAGGAGAATGGCTACGTGACCATGTCGGTTGGAAAAGTCTTTCACCCTG GAGTATCTTCCAATCATAGTGATGATTCTCCATACAGCTGGTCTGTTCCGCCTTATCATCCCTCCTCTGAAAAGTATGAAAACACCAAG acATGTAGGGGGCCCGATGGACAGCTCCATGCCAACCTGCTTTGCCCCGTGGATGTGGCAGAGGTGCCTGAGGGCACCTTGCCTGACAAGCAGAGCACCGAGCAAGCCGTACGGTTGTTGGAAAAGATGAAAACGTCAGCGAGTCCTTTCTTCCTGGCCATTGGGTATCATAAGCCACACATCCCCTTCAGATACCCCAAG GAGTTCCAGAAGTTGTATCCTTTGGAAAGCATCCCGCTGGCTCCCGATCCCCAGGTCCCTGCTGGCCTCCCTCCTGTGGCCTACAACCCCTGGATGGATATCAGGCAGCGGGAGGATGTCCAGGCCTTAAACCTCAGTGTGCCCTATGGCCCAGTTCCTGTGGACTTTCAG CGGAAACTCCGCCAGAGCTACTTTGCCTGCGTGTCGTACTTGGATACACAGGTCGGCCTCCTTCTGAGCGCTTTGGATGCTCATCAGCTGGCCGACAGCACGATCGTTGTGTTTACCTCggatcatg GGTGGGCTCTAGGTGAACATGGAGAATGGGCCAAATACAGCAATTTTGATGTCACTACTCGTGTGCCACTGATGTTCTATGTTCCTGGAAGGACAGCTCCACTTCCTGAGGCAGGAGAGAAGTTTTTCTCTTACATCGACCCATTTGAGTCCATCTCGGAATTGGTGGAACCAG GCCGGCAAGTTGTGGACCTCGTagaacttctctctctcttccccacgCTCGCAGCACTGACGGGACTGCACGTTCCACCTCGCTGCCCTGTTCCCTCCTTTCACGTCGAGCTGTGCCGAGAAGGCCAGAACCTTTGGAAGCATTTTCAATTCGATGACCTGGAAGAGGACACGTATCCCCATGGTAACCCCCGTGAGTCGATTGCATATAGCCAGTACCCCCGGCCTGCAGACTTTCCTCAGTGGAATTCTGATAAGCCGAGCTTAAAAGATATAAAGATCATGGGCTATTCCATTCGCACAATAGACTACAGGTACACTGTGTGGGTTGGCTTCAGTCCCCATGAATTTCTGGCTAACTTTTCTGACATCCATGCAGGGGAACTGTATTTTGTAGCTTCTGACCCTTTGCAGGATCACAACATGTATAATTACTCCCAGGGCAGAGACCTTCCTGGACCACCGAGGCCTTGA
- the LOC118913109 gene encoding iduronate 2-sulfatase isoform X3, whose amino-acid sequence MPTGRGLLWLGLVLGSVCAILGTGAPGSSATDALNVLLIIVDDLRPSLGCYGDTLLRTPNIDQLASHSLLFQNAFAQQAVCAPSRVSFLTGRRPDTTRLYDFNSYWRVHAGNFSTLPQYFKENGYVTMSVGKVFHPGVSSNHSDDSPYSWSVPPYHPSSEKYENTKTCRGPDGQLHANLLCPVDVAEVPEGTLPDKQSTEQAVRLLEKMKTSASPFFLAIGYHKPHIPFRYPKEFQKLYPLESIPLAPDPQVPAGLPPVAYNPWMDIRQREDVQALNLSVPYGPVPVDFQRKLRQSYFACVSYLDTQVGLLLSALDAHQLADSTIVVFTSDHGWALGEHGEWAKYSNFDVTTRVPLMFYVPGRTAPLPEAGEKFFSYIDPFESISELVEPGRQVVDLVELLSLFPTLAALTGLHVPPRCPVPSFHVELCREGQNLWKHFQFDDLEEDTYPHG is encoded by the exons ATGCCAACCGGCCGGGGCCTACTGTGGCTTGGCctggtcctgggctccgtctgcgCCATCCTGGGGACCGGAGCGCCTGGCAGCTCGGCCACAG ATGCTCTGAATGTCCTTCTAATCATCGTGGATGACCTGCGCCCCTCCCTCGGCTGTTATGGGGACACGCTTCTAAGGACCCCAAACATCGACCAACTGGCGTCTCACAGCCTCCTCTTCCAGAATGCGTTTGCCCAG CAAGCAGTGTGTGCCCCGAGCCGCGTGTCCTTCCTCACCGGGAGGAGACCAGACACCACCCGCCTGTATGACTTCAACTCCTACTGGAGAGTGCATGCTGGAAACTTCTCCACCCTCCCCCAGTACTTCAAGGAGAATGGCTACGTGACCATGTCGGTTGGAAAAGTCTTTCACCCTG GAGTATCTTCCAATCATAGTGATGATTCTCCATACAGCTGGTCTGTTCCGCCTTATCATCCCTCCTCTGAAAAGTATGAAAACACCAAG acATGTAGGGGGCCCGATGGACAGCTCCATGCCAACCTGCTTTGCCCCGTGGATGTGGCAGAGGTGCCTGAGGGCACCTTGCCTGACAAGCAGAGCACCGAGCAAGCCGTACGGTTGTTGGAAAAGATGAAAACGTCAGCGAGTCCTTTCTTCCTGGCCATTGGGTATCATAAGCCACACATCCCCTTCAGATACCCCAAG GAGTTCCAGAAGTTGTATCCTTTGGAAAGCATCCCGCTGGCTCCCGATCCCCAGGTCCCTGCTGGCCTCCCTCCTGTGGCCTACAACCCCTGGATGGATATCAGGCAGCGGGAGGATGTCCAGGCCTTAAACCTCAGTGTGCCCTATGGCCCAGTTCCTGTGGACTTTCAG CGGAAACTCCGCCAGAGCTACTTTGCCTGCGTGTCGTACTTGGATACACAGGTCGGCCTCCTTCTGAGCGCTTTGGATGCTCATCAGCTGGCCGACAGCACGATCGTTGTGTTTACCTCggatcatg GGTGGGCTCTAGGTGAACATGGAGAATGGGCCAAATACAGCAATTTTGATGTCACTACTCGTGTGCCACTGATGTTCTATGTTCCTGGAAGGACAGCTCCACTTCCTGAGGCAGGAGAGAAGTTTTTCTCTTACATCGACCCATTTGAGTCCATCTCGGAATTGGTGGAACCAG GCCGGCAAGTTGTGGACCTCGTagaacttctctctctcttccccacgCTCGCAGCACTGACGGGACTGCACGTTCCACCTCGCTGCCCTGTTCCCTCCTTTCACGTCGAGCTGTGCCGAGAAGGCCAGAACCTTTGGAAGCATTTTCAATTCGATGACCTGGAAGAGGACACGTATCCCCATG gaTGA